One segment of Sphingomonas qomolangmaensis DNA contains the following:
- a CDS encoding site-specific DNA-methyltransferase, protein MQVLEKIKRGPAPTKRALAVPVPLPLDSIIMRDCVAAMKALPAASIDCIFADPPYNLQLGGDLARPDGSHVDAVTDDWDKFDSFAVYDRFTRAWLKEARRILKPTGTLWVIGSYHNIFRVGTAVQDLGFWILNDIVWRKANPMPNFKGTRFTNAHETLIWASMGEKARYTFNYRSMKTLNDELQMRSDWEFPICGGPERLKQDGVKVHPTQKPEALLYRVLLATTKPGDVVLDPFFGTGTTGAVAKRLGRRWIGIEREPNYIAAAEARIAAALPLDESLLVTMQAGKSAPKVSFGTLVETGYMPAGATLTDAKRRWSVTVRADGSLHGAEGEGSIHKLGATLQGAPSCNGWTFWHHEAEGKLQPIDTIRQKYLLATQP, encoded by the coding sequence ATGCAGGTGCTGGAAAAGATCAAGCGCGGACCCGCGCCGACGAAGCGCGCGCTCGCCGTGCCCGTGCCCTTGCCGCTCGACAGCATCATCATGCGCGATTGCGTCGCGGCGATGAAGGCGCTGCCCGCCGCGAGCATCGACTGCATCTTCGCCGATCCGCCCTATAACCTGCAATTGGGCGGCGATCTCGCGCGCCCCGATGGCAGCCATGTCGATGCGGTCACCGACGATTGGGACAAGTTCGACAGCTTCGCGGTGTATGACCGGTTCACCCGCGCCTGGCTGAAGGAGGCGCGCCGCATCCTCAAGCCGACCGGCACATTGTGGGTGATCGGCAGCTATCACAACATCTTCCGCGTCGGTACCGCGGTGCAGGATCTGGGCTTCTGGATCCTCAACGACATCGTCTGGCGCAAGGCCAATCCGATGCCCAATTTCAAGGGTACGCGCTTCACCAACGCGCACGAGACGCTGATCTGGGCGTCGATGGGCGAAAAGGCGCGCTACACCTTCAACTATCGCAGCATGAAGACGCTCAACGACGAGCTGCAGATGCGATCGGACTGGGAATTTCCGATCTGCGGCGGCCCCGAGCGGCTGAAGCAGGACGGCGTGAAGGTCCACCCGACGCAAAAGCCTGAGGCGTTGCTGTACCGCGTGCTGCTGGCGACGACCAAGCCCGGCGACGTGGTGCTCGACCCGTTCTTCGGCACCGGCACCACCGGCGCGGTTGCCAAGCGCCTGGGCCGCCGCTGGATCGGCATCGAGCGCGAGCCCAATTACATCGCCGCCGCCGAGGCGCGGATCGCCGCCGCGCTGCCGCTCGATGAATCGCTGCTGGTGACGATGCAGGCGGGCAAGAGCGCACCCAAGGTGTCGTTCGGGACGCTGGTCGAAACCGGCTATATGCCCGCCGGTGCGACGCTCACCGACGCCAAGCGCCGCTGGTCGGTGACGGTGCGCGCCGATGGCTCGCTGCATGGTGCCGAGGGCGAAGGGTCGATCCACAAGCTGGGTGCGACGTTGCAGGGGGCGCCGTCGTGCAATGGCTGGACCTTCTGGCACCATGAGGCGGAGGGCAAGCTCCAGCCGATCGACACGATTCGGCAGAAATATCTGCTGGCGACGCAGCCCTGA
- a CDS encoding DUF1272 domain-containing protein, producing the protein MLEMRPDCERCGTDLPPADPGAFICSFECTFCAACADALDERCPNCGGELLDRPTRTGKRSAGKPA; encoded by the coding sequence ATGCTCGAAATGCGCCCCGATTGCGAACGTTGCGGCACCGATTTGCCGCCCGCCGATCCAGGCGCGTTCATCTGTTCGTTCGAGTGCACTTTTTGCGCCGCCTGTGCCGATGCGCTCGATGAACGCTGTCCCAATTGCGGTGGCGAACTGCTCGATCGCCCCACGCGCACCGGCAAGCGATCGGCGGGCAAGCCAGCATGA
- the gorA gene encoding glutathione-disulfide reductase yields MPDYDYDLFVIGAGSGGTRASRVAAAYGARVAVAEEYRVGGTCVIRGCVPKKLLVYGAHFAEDLKDARQFGWDVPDNCAFDWSRLRDNVFAEVDRINGAYTATLENHGVEIIHERATIAGPHEVKLANGRIVTAERILLAVGARPHVPSCPGHEHGITSNEAFHLDAVPKRVLIAGAGYIANEFAGIFNELGAKVTLINRSEVILRGYDESIRDRLLQISLMKGLEFRFNAEFRGIEKQADGSLLVSMTNHEPIEVDCVMFATGRVPNTEELGLEEAGVELHNGAVVVDDENRSTCDSIFAVGDVTNRVQLTPVAIREGQAFADTFYGNKPSKVDYGCIPSAVFSHPPMAAVGMTESEAKTKLGSVKVYLSDFRAMKNVLAGRNERALYKMICDGDTGRIVGLHMIGPDSPEILQAAAIAVKAGLTKDDFDATVALHPTMAEELVLMK; encoded by the coding sequence TTGCCCGATTACGACTACGACCTCTTCGTCATCGGCGCTGGCTCCGGCGGCACCCGCGCGTCGCGCGTCGCTGCTGCCTATGGCGCGCGCGTGGCGGTTGCAGAGGAATATCGGGTCGGTGGCACCTGCGTCATCCGCGGCTGCGTTCCCAAGAAATTGCTCGTCTACGGCGCGCACTTCGCCGAGGACCTGAAGGATGCGCGGCAGTTCGGCTGGGACGTGCCCGACAATTGCGCGTTCGACTGGTCGCGGCTGCGCGACAATGTCTTCGCCGAGGTCGATCGGATCAACGGTGCCTACACCGCGACGCTCGAAAATCACGGCGTCGAGATCATCCACGAACGCGCGACGATCGCCGGCCCGCATGAGGTGAAGCTGGCGAACGGCCGGATCGTGACTGCAGAGCGCATCCTGCTGGCGGTCGGCGCGCGCCCGCATGTGCCAAGTTGCCCCGGGCATGAACATGGCATCACCTCGAACGAGGCCTTCCACCTCGACGCAGTGCCCAAGCGCGTCCTGATCGCCGGCGCAGGCTATATCGCCAACGAGTTCGCGGGCATCTTCAACGAGCTGGGTGCCAAGGTGACGCTGATCAACCGCAGCGAGGTGATCCTGCGCGGCTATGACGAATCGATCCGCGACCGCTTGCTCCAGATTTCGCTGATGAAGGGCCTTGAGTTCCGCTTCAACGCCGAGTTCCGCGGGATCGAGAAGCAGGCCGACGGATCGCTGCTGGTATCGATGACCAATCACGAGCCGATCGAGGTCGATTGCGTGATGTTCGCCACCGGCCGCGTGCCGAACACCGAGGAATTGGGGCTCGAGGAAGCCGGGGTCGAGCTGCATAACGGCGCGGTGGTGGTCGACGACGAGAACCGCTCGACCTGCGACAGCATCTTCGCGGTCGGCGACGTGACGAACCGCGTCCAGCTCACCCCGGTCGCGATCCGCGAGGGGCAGGCGTTCGCCGACACCTTCTATGGCAACAAGCCGAGCAAGGTCGATTATGGCTGCATCCCGAGCGCGGTGTTCAGCCACCCGCCGATGGCTGCGGTCGGCATGACCGAGAGCGAGGCCAAGACCAAGCTCGGCTCGGTGAAGGTATATCTGTCGGACTTCCGCGCGATGAAGAACGTGCTGGCGGGCCGCAACGAGCGCGCGCTCTACAAGATGATCTGCGACGGCGACACCGGACGGATCGTCGGGCTGCACATGATCGGCCCCGATTCGCCCGAGATCCTGCAGGCAGCCGCGATCGCGGTGAAGGCGGGGCTGACGAAGGACGATTTCGACGCGACGGTGGCGCTGCACCCGACGATGGCCGAGGAATTGGTGCTGATGAAATAG
- the thiD gene encoding bifunctional hydroxymethylpyrimidine kinase/phosphomethylpyrimidine kinase has translation MNPPRILIVAGSDSGGGAGIQADIKTATMLGCHAMTAITAITAQNTLGVDAVHPIPTDMVMAQVDCVIRDIGVDAVKIGMIGSARTAAALAERLAEMPGLPIVFDPVMIATSGATLADDATIAAFARLMRVATVTTPNLPELKALSGMSILDKAAQRSAARSLVQRRGSALLVKGGHAKGRQVTDRLFQQSEGTAPEIEWTGSRLDGEATHGTGCTLSTAIACELAKDWTLPEAIGRARRFVRIAMQDAADLGQGHGPMAQQAVRLDLNQSRWSPMLNHVTVPANGLGESEHFYRLLGLRQIVRSEDRYARFETEGGATLSIEVEQRLAAPVIYLECGDLDVTVPYLKAQGLSFTQEPTDEKWGWREARLVDPAGNTVCLYQAGEMRRFPPWRIADA, from the coding sequence ATGAACCCGCCGCGCATCCTCATCGTGGCAGGCTCGGATTCGGGGGGTGGTGCCGGTATTCAGGCCGACATCAAGACCGCGACGATGCTCGGCTGCCATGCGATGACCGCGATCACCGCGATTACCGCGCAGAACACGCTGGGTGTCGATGCGGTCCATCCGATCCCTACCGACATGGTGATGGCGCAGGTCGATTGCGTGATCCGCGACATCGGCGTCGATGCGGTCAAGATCGGCATGATCGGATCGGCGCGTACCGCCGCGGCGCTGGCCGAGCGGCTGGCCGAAATGCCCGGGCTGCCGATCGTGTTCGATCCGGTGATGATCGCCACGTCGGGTGCGACGCTGGCCGACGACGCCACCATCGCCGCCTTTGCGCGGCTGATGCGCGTCGCCACCGTCACCACTCCCAATTTGCCAGAGCTCAAGGCGCTGTCGGGCATGTCGATCCTCGACAAGGCGGCGCAGCGCAGCGCCGCACGCTCACTGGTGCAACGCCGCGGCAGCGCGCTGCTGGTCAAGGGCGGCCATGCCAAGGGGCGGCAAGTCACCGACCGGCTGTTCCAGCAATCCGAAGGCACTGCGCCCGAAATCGAATGGACCGGTTCAAGGCTCGACGGCGAGGCGACACACGGCACCGGCTGCACGCTGTCGACCGCGATCGCGTGCGAGCTCGCCAAGGACTGGACCTTGCCCGAGGCGATCGGCCGCGCGCGGCGTTTCGTGCGGATCGCGATGCAGGACGCCGCCGATCTGGGGCAGGGGCATGGACCGATGGCGCAACAGGCAGTGCGGCTCGACCTCAACCAGTCGCGTTGGTCGCCGATGCTCAACCACGTCACGGTGCCCGCCAACGGCCTTGGCGAGAGCGAGCATTTCTATCGGCTGCTAGGGCTTCGCCAGATCGTCCGTTCGGAGGATCGCTATGCCCGGTTCGAAACCGAAGGCGGCGCGACGTTGAGCATCGAGGTCGAGCAGCGGCTCGCCGCGCCGGTCATCTATCTCGAATGCGGCGACCTCGACGTGACGGTGCCCTATCTGAAAGCGCAGGGGCTTAGCTTTACGCAGGAGCCGACCGACGAGAAATGGGGCTGGCGCGAGGCGCGGCTGGTCGATCCGGCGGGCAACACCGTGTGCCTGTACCAGGCGGGCGAAATGCGGCGCTTTCCCCCCTGGCGGATCGCCGATGCCTGA
- a CDS encoding endonuclease domain-containing protein yields the protein MDLSGPPHTKTLAKRLRRTMSLPEVLLWQQLRRRPGGQRFRRQHPAGPYVLDFYCDAVKLCIEVDGEAHSRGNRPENDAARDAWLHARGVRTLRISASDVLSNLDAVMRHIEAAARGSPPPPSLRDGPPPPAGEE from the coding sequence ATGGATCTGAGTGGCCCGCCGCACACCAAGACGCTGGCGAAGCGGCTCCGGCGAACAATGTCGCTGCCCGAAGTGCTGCTGTGGCAGCAGTTGCGCAGGCGGCCCGGGGGGCAGCGCTTCCGTCGGCAGCATCCTGCCGGGCCTTATGTCCTCGATTTTTACTGCGATGCCGTGAAGCTGTGCATCGAGGTGGATGGTGAGGCGCATAGCCGAGGCAACCGCCCCGAGAATGACGCCGCGCGTGATGCTTGGCTGCATGCGCGGGGGGTAAGGACGCTTCGAATATCGGCGAGCGATGTGCTGAGCAATTTGGATGCGGTGATGCGTCACATCGAAGCCGCCGCTCGTGGCAGTCCCCCTCCACCATCGCTTCGCGACGGTCCCCCTCCCCCTGCGGGGGAGGAATAA
- a CDS encoding dicarboxylate/amino acid:cation symporter, giving the protein MSQAMRILMALAAGLAMGVALSQWQPGWAETGSAVAQPIGTIWLNALRMTIVPLVVALLVTGVAATAKAAKASRLAARAIVIFMSWLWISATLGALFALGLLDLFPLPADAGAALRASFSGAAPVGDVPPFSDFLVAMVPTNPISAAAEDQFLPLIIFTLTFAFALTTLPAEPRETLTRFFQAVADTMLVMIGWVLLLAPIGVFALAFVVGATAGTAAFGALVHYVAIVAGTGVLIWMLAYPTAMLLGRVPLKRFVRAVAPAQAVAISTQSSLASLPAMLRGTEALGLPVATAGVVLPLAVAIFRFTGPAMNIAVAVYVAHVFGIELAPQQVAIGVAAAAITALGSVSLPGTISFVSSIAPIALAMGVPIEPLALLVAVETMPDIVRTLGNVTMDVAVTSVVARGQDGVERSEADVLLEG; this is encoded by the coding sequence ATGTCGCAAGCAATGCGAATTCTGATGGCGCTGGCGGCGGGCCTGGCGATGGGCGTCGCGCTGTCGCAATGGCAGCCGGGCTGGGCCGAAACCGGCAGCGCGGTGGCGCAGCCGATCGGCACGATCTGGCTCAATGCGCTCAGGATGACGATCGTCCCGCTGGTGGTGGCGCTGCTGGTGACCGGCGTCGCGGCGACCGCGAAGGCGGCAAAGGCGTCGCGGCTGGCGGCGCGCGCGATCGTGATCTTCATGTCGTGGCTGTGGATTTCGGCGACGCTCGGCGCATTGTTCGCGCTCGGGCTGCTCGACCTGTTCCCGCTGCCCGCCGACGCAGGCGCGGCGCTCCGCGCGAGTTTCTCGGGCGCGGCGCCGGTCGGCGACGTGCCGCCGTTCAGCGACTTTCTGGTCGCGATGGTACCGACCAACCCGATCTCGGCGGCGGCAGAGGACCAGTTCCTGCCGCTGATCATCTTCACGCTCACCTTCGCCTTCGCGCTGACCACCTTGCCCGCCGAACCGCGCGAGACTCTGACGCGCTTCTTCCAGGCGGTGGCCGACACGATGCTGGTGATGATCGGCTGGGTGTTGCTGCTCGCGCCGATCGGCGTGTTCGCACTCGCCTTCGTCGTCGGCGCGACCGCCGGGACCGCCGCGTTCGGCGCGCTGGTGCATTATGTCGCGATCGTCGCGGGCACCGGGGTGCTGATCTGGATGCTCGCCTATCCCACCGCGATGCTGCTCGGGCGCGTGCCGCTCAAGCGCTTCGTGCGCGCGGTCGCGCCCGCGCAGGCGGTGGCGATCTCGACCCAGTCTTCGCTCGCCTCGCTGCCCGCGATGCTGCGCGGGACCGAGGCGTTGGGGCTGCCCGTTGCGACCGCCGGCGTCGTACTGCCGCTGGCCGTGGCGATCTTCCGCTTCACCGGCCCGGCGATGAACATCGCGGTCGCGGTCTATGTCGCGCATGTGTTCGGGATCGAGCTCGCGCCGCAGCAGGTGGCGATCGGCGTCGCGGCGGCGGCTATCACCGCGCTGGGATCGGTCAGCCTGCCGGGCACGATCAGCTTCGTCTCCTCGATAGCACCGATCGCGCTGGCGATGGGGGTGCCGATCGAGCCGCTGGCGCTGCTGGTCGCGGTCGAGACGATGCCCGACATCGTGCGCACGCTCGGCAACGTCACGATGGACGTCGCGGTGACCAGCGTCGTCGCGCGCGGCCAGGACGGGGTGGAACGCAGCGAGGCGGACGTGTTGCTGGAGGGATAG
- a CDS encoding ribonuclease HII, with product MPDYSNEAQHVGPVVGVDEAGRGPLAGPVVAAAVVLDADCIPEGLNDSKVLTAARRAELCARLLDCARVGVGIASVEEIDSLNILWATMLAMTRAVEALDLVPGMVLVDGNRCPKWQFSSRAIIGGDALCLSISAASIVAKHRRDCMMRDYDAVYPGYGWASNKGYGAKTHQEALARLGPTPLHRRSFAPVRQAELALGVAQG from the coding sequence ATGCCTGATTATTCAAACGAAGCACAGCATGTCGGCCCGGTGGTGGGGGTCGACGAGGCGGGGCGCGGGCCGCTTGCAGGGCCGGTGGTGGCTGCCGCCGTCGTGCTCGACGCAGATTGCATCCCCGAGGGTCTGAACGATTCGAAGGTGCTTACCGCCGCGCGCCGCGCCGAGCTGTGCGCGCGGCTCCTAGATTGCGCGCGCGTAGGCGTCGGCATTGCCAGCGTCGAGGAGATCGACAGTCTCAACATCCTGTGGGCGACGATGCTGGCGATGACCCGCGCGGTCGAGGCGCTCGACCTCGTGCCCGGCATGGTGCTGGTTGATGGCAATCGCTGCCCGAAATGGCAGTTTTCGAGCCGTGCGATCATCGGCGGCGATGCCTTGTGCCTGTCGATCTCCGCCGCCTCGATCGTCGCCAAGCATCGCCGCGACTGCATGATGCGCGACTATGACGCGGTCTATCCCGGCTATGGCTGGGCATCGAACAAGGGCTATGGCGCCAAGACGCATCAGGAGGCGCTGGCGCGGCTAGGGCCGACGCCGTTGCACCGCCGCAGCTTCGCGCCGGTGCGGCAGGCCGAACTCGCGTTGGGCGTGGCGCAGGGGTGA
- the glmM gene encoding phosphoglucosamine mutase encodes MARKYFGTDGIRGATNLAPMTAQMAMKVGMAAGAHFQRGDHRHRVVIGKDTRLSGYMLENAMVAGFTSVGMDVVLVGPMPTPAVAMLTQSMRADMGVMISASHNPYADNGIKLFGPDGFKLSDADEEAIEALIDREVPLAASSDIGRARRYDDARGRYIHFAKATFPDDLRLDGLKVVVDCANGAAYQVAPSALWELGAEVVAIGVDPNGKNINDGVGSTAPDTLRETVVASGAHIGIALDGDADRLIVVDEHGRIVDGDQLMATIATGWARRGRLNGGGLVATVMSNLGLERHLGEQGLGLIRTKVGDRHVLEAMRARGYNVGGEQSGHIILTDYATTGDGLVASLQVLAELVRAGAPASEVLHRFEPVPQILKNVRFAGGKPLEAASVIDCIAGAEAELAANGRLVIRPSGTEPVIRVMAEGDDAAQVEAVVNRICDAVRAAA; translated from the coding sequence ATGGCAAGAAAATATTTCGGCACCGACGGGATCCGCGGCGCAACCAACCTGGCACCGATGACGGCGCAGATGGCGATGAAGGTCGGCATGGCGGCAGGCGCGCACTTCCAGCGGGGCGACCATCGCCACCGCGTGGTGATCGGCAAGGATACGCGGCTGTCGGGCTATATGCTCGAAAACGCGATGGTTGCGGGGTTCACCTCGGTCGGGATGGACGTGGTGCTGGTCGGCCCGATGCCGACGCCCGCGGTGGCGATGCTCACCCAGTCGATGCGCGCCGACATGGGGGTGATGATCTCGGCGAGCCACAATCCCTATGCCGACAACGGCATCAAATTGTTCGGCCCCGACGGCTTCAAATTGTCCGACGCCGACGAGGAAGCGATCGAGGCGCTGATCGACCGCGAGGTGCCGCTGGCGGCGTCGAGCGATATCGGGCGCGCGCGGCGCTACGACGACGCACGCGGGCGCTACATCCACTTCGCCAAGGCGACCTTCCCCGATGATCTTCGGCTCGACGGGCTCAAGGTGGTGGTCGATTGCGCAAATGGTGCGGCCTACCAGGTCGCGCCCTCGGCCTTGTGGGAGTTGGGAGCCGAGGTCGTCGCGATCGGGGTGGATCCCAATGGCAAGAACATCAACGATGGCGTCGGCTCGACCGCGCCCGATACCTTGCGCGAGACCGTCGTGGCATCGGGCGCGCATATCGGTATCGCGCTCGATGGCGATGCCGACCGGCTGATCGTCGTCGACGAACATGGCCGGATCGTCGATGGCGACCAATTGATGGCGACGATCGCCACGGGTTGGGCGCGGCGCGGGCGGCTCAATGGCGGCGGGCTGGTCGCAACGGTGATGTCGAATCTCGGGCTCGAACGCCATCTGGGCGAGCAGGGGCTTGGTCTGATCCGCACCAAGGTGGGCGACCGGCACGTGCTCGAGGCGATGCGCGCGCGCGGCTACAATGTCGGCGGCGAGCAATCGGGGCACATCATCCTCACCGACTACGCCACCACCGGCGACGGGCTGGTCGCCTCGCTCCAGGTGCTCGCCGAACTGGTGCGCGCGGGCGCGCCGGCGAGCGAGGTGCTCCACCGCTTCGAGCCGGTGCCGCAGATATTGAAGAATGTCCGTTTCGCCGGCGGCAAGCCACTCGAGGCCGCGAGCGTGATCGATTGCATCGCGGGTGCCGAGGCCGAACTCGCGGCGAACGGCCGGCTGGTGATCCGCCCCTCGGGCACCGAACCTGTGATCCGGGTGATGGCCGAGGGCGACGACGCTGCGCAGGTCGAGGCGGTGGTGAATCGCATCTGCGACGCGGTGCGCGCAGCGGCGTAA
- a CDS encoding fasciclin domain-containing protein, whose amino-acid sequence MSDQTHDIVDTAVAAGSFTTLVAAVQAAGLVETLKSDGPFTVFAPTDAAFAALPEGTVEELLKPENKDKLAGILTYHVVSGKVMSGDLAGATATPASVQGETLNVDGTNGVKVNDATVATADIDCTNGVIHVIDSVLLPKG is encoded by the coding sequence ATGAGCGATCAAACGCATGACATCGTCGATACGGCGGTAGCTGCCGGGTCCTTCACCACGCTGGTTGCAGCCGTGCAGGCCGCTGGCTTGGTCGAAACGCTGAAGAGCGACGGCCCCTTCACCGTGTTCGCCCCCACCGATGCCGCGTTCGCAGCATTGCCCGAGGGTACGGTCGAAGAACTGCTAAAGCCCGAGAATAAGGACAAGCTGGCCGGAATCCTCACCTACCACGTCGTCAGCGGCAAGGTGATGTCGGGCGATCTCGCCGGCGCGACCGCAACCCCCGCCAGCGTGCAGGGCGAAACGCTGAACGTCGACGGCACCAACGGCGTGAAGGTAAATGATGCGACGGTCGCGACCGCAGACATCGATTGCACGAATGGCGTGATCCACGTCATCGATTCGGTGTTGCTGCCAAAGGGCTGA